Part of the Virgibacillus natechei genome is shown below.
GAGGGGTTAATTGCACAGCAACCAGGAATTAAAGTTGTTATCCCTTCAACGCCACATGATGCAAAAGGACTGTTGCTTTCAGCTATCCGAGATAACGACCCTGTTCTCTTTCTTGAGCATATGAAGCTTTACCGTTCATTCCGTGGGGAAGTTTCAGAAGAAGAGTATACGATTGAGCTTGGAAAAGCTGATGTGAAACGAGAAGGAAAAGATGTAACGATTGTATCTTATGGAGCAATGGTTCATGCTTCATTAAGAGCAGCAGATGAGCTTGCAAAAAATGACATTGAAGCTGAGGTTATTGACCTTCGAACGGTTTCGCCGATTGATGTTGATACAATTATTGAATCAGTGAAGAAAACGAATCATGTAGTTGTAGCACAAGAAGCACAACGTCAAGCAGGTGTTGCTGCAAACGTTGTAGCTGAAATTCAGGAGCGGGCTATCCTGCATTTAGAGGCGCCAGTATTACGTGTTACAGCACCAGACACAGTCTTTTCATTTGCAGATGCTGAAGAAGTATGGTTACCGAACGAAAAGAGCATTATAGAAAAAGTAAACGCAGTAATGAATTACTAAATTTGAGATAGGAGGTTGTAAATTATGGCATTTGAATTTAAACTGCCTGATATTGGTGAAGGTATTCACGAAGGCGAAATCGTAAAATGGTTCGTTAAAGAAGGCGATGAAATAAAAGAAGATGATGTATTATGTGAAGTTCAAAATGATAAATCTGTCGTTGAGATTCCTTCCCCGGTAGATGGAACGGTTAAAAAGATTTCCGTGGATGAAGGCTCTGTAGCAGTTGTTGGTGATACGTTAATTTCGTTTGATGCAGAAGGCTATGAGTCAGATGAAACAGAAGAAGAACCAGAAACTGAGTCAACTTCCAATGGACAAACGGAAGATAGTAAAGAAGAAACCAAACAAACTGATGAAACTGAAAGTGATAAATCTGAATCGGATGACACACGTGTTATAGCCATGCCATCTGTTAGAAAATACGCACGTGACAACGATGTGAAAATTCAAACTGTAACAGGATCAGGGAAAAATGGTCGTATCTTAAAAGACGATATTGATAGCTTCTTAAGTGGTGATCAAAAAGCAGAAGCAACGGAAACTGCTGAAGAAGCCACACAAGAAACAGGTAAACAAGTATCTGCCACACCGCAAGCTGAATACCCAGAAACCCGTGAAAAAATGACTAGTATTCGTAAATCAATTGCCAGATCAATGGTTAATTCAAAAACGAAAGCTCCACATGTCACTTTACACGATGAAGTAGATGTATCAGAGCTAGTGGCACATCGCAAGAAATTTAAAGAAGTCGCAGCAGAACAAGAAATTAAATTAACGTACATGCCTTATGTTGCAAAAGCGTTAATTTCTGCTTCGAAGAAATATCCAATAATAAATGCTGCCATTGATGACGAAACAGACGAAATCATTTACAAGCATTATTATAATATTGGTATTGCTGCAGATACAGATAGAGGTTTAATGGTACCAGTAGTAAAAGGTGCTGACCGCAAATCTATTTTTGCCATTTCTCAAGAGATCAATGAGTTGGGAGAAAAGGCAAGAGATGGTAAACTGAAACCAGATGAAATGAAGGGTGCTTCAAATACAATCTCGAACATTGGTTCAGCTGGTGGACAATGGTTCACACCTGTCCTTAATTATCCAGAAGCAGTTATTCTGGGAATCGGGCGTATTGCTGAAAAACCAATTGTTAGGGACGGAGAAATAGTAGTTGCACCAGTACTTACATTATCATTTAGCTTTGACCACCGTATTGTTGATGGGGCTACTGCACAATTAGCTCTCAATCAAATCAAGCGGTTACTGAGTGATCCACAATTAATTATGATGGAGGCGTAGAGTTATGGTAGTAGGAGACTTTCCAATTGAGTTAGACACGTTGGTAGTTGGTGCAGGCCCAGGCGGTTATGTAGCAGCAATTCGTGCAGCACAATTAGGTCAGAAGGTTACAATTGTTGATAAAGGTGCACTTGGGGGAGTTTGTTTAAATGTTGGGTGCATTCCATCTAAAGCATTAATACAGGCAGGCCATTTAGCAGAACAGGCTCACGGTAACGAAGAATTAGGTATTTCAACAGAGAATGTTTCTGTAGACTTTTCTAAAGTTCAAGAATGGAAAGGAAAAGTAGTTAATAAACTTACTTCTGGTGTTGAAAGTCTTTTAAAAGGGAATAAAGTAGACATTTTAAATGGTGAAGTATACTTTGTTGATAAAAACACTGCAAAAGTTATGGATGAGAAAGACTCTCAAACATACAAATTTAATAATTGTATTATCGCAACAGGCTCATCACCAATTGAAATTCCAAGTTTCAAATTCTCTGATCGTGTACTGGATTCTACTGGTGCACTCAATCTAAAAGAAATTCCAAAGAAAATGGTTGTAATCGGTGGTGGATATGTTGGAACTGAACTAGGTTCTGCTTATGCAAACTTTGGTACAGAAGTTACGATTTTAGAAGGTACGAATGAAATACTTGGCGGTTTTGAAAAACAAATGAAACAAGTTGTTCAAAAGCGCTTGAAGAAAAAAGGCGCGAAAGTCATTACAAACGCAATGGCTAAAGGCGTTGAAGAAACAAAAGATGGCGTAACTGTTAGCTATGAGGTAGACGGTAAAGAAGAAACGGTAGATGCTGATTACGTTCTTGTTACAGTCGGCAGAAAACCAAATACAGAAGAAATTGGCTTAGAGCAAGTAGGTATTGAGACGGACGATAAAGGTTTAATTAAAATTGATAAGCAATCTCGCACAAACATTGATAATATTTATGCTATTGGCGATATTGTAGAAGGACTGCCACTGGCGCATAAAGCATCATATGAAGGAAAAATTGCAGCAGAAGTAATCAGTGGTGAAAAATCCGAAATTGATTACATCGGCATGCCTTCAGTTGCCTTCACAGATCCTGAATTAGCATCAGTTGGTTACACTGAAAAAGAAGCTAAAGAAGCTGGATATGATGCGAAAGCGTCTAAATTCCCATTCGCAGCCAATGGACGTGCATTATCACTAAATGATAGCGACGGTTTCATGAAGCTAATCACACGTAAAGAGGATGGACTAGTTATTGGTGCTCAAATAGCTGGACCAA
Proteins encoded:
- a CDS encoding dihydrolipoamide acetyltransferase family protein, which codes for MAFEFKLPDIGEGIHEGEIVKWFVKEGDEIKEDDVLCEVQNDKSVVEIPSPVDGTVKKISVDEGSVAVVGDTLISFDAEGYESDETEEEPETESTSNGQTEDSKEETKQTDETESDKSESDDTRVIAMPSVRKYARDNDVKIQTVTGSGKNGRILKDDIDSFLSGDQKAEATETAEEATQETGKQVSATPQAEYPETREKMTSIRKSIARSMVNSKTKAPHVTLHDEVDVSELVAHRKKFKEVAAEQEIKLTYMPYVAKALISASKKYPIINAAIDDETDEIIYKHYYNIGIAADTDRGLMVPVVKGADRKSIFAISQEINELGEKARDGKLKPDEMKGASNTISNIGSAGGQWFTPVLNYPEAVILGIGRIAEKPIVRDGEIVVAPVLTLSFSFDHRIVDGATAQLALNQIKRLLSDPQLIMMEA
- the lpdA gene encoding dihydrolipoyl dehydrogenase, yielding MVVGDFPIELDTLVVGAGPGGYVAAIRAAQLGQKVTIVDKGALGGVCLNVGCIPSKALIQAGHLAEQAHGNEELGISTENVSVDFSKVQEWKGKVVNKLTSGVESLLKGNKVDILNGEVYFVDKNTAKVMDEKDSQTYKFNNCIIATGSSPIEIPSFKFSDRVLDSTGALNLKEIPKKMVVIGGGYVGTELGSAYANFGTEVTILEGTNEILGGFEKQMKQVVQKRLKKKGAKVITNAMAKGVEETKDGVTVSYEVDGKEETVDADYVLVTVGRKPNTEEIGLEQVGIETDDKGLIKIDKQSRTNIDNIYAIGDIVEGLPLAHKASYEGKIAAEVISGEKSEIDYIGMPSVAFTDPELASVGYTEKEAKEAGYDAKASKFPFAANGRALSLNDSDGFMKLITRKEDGLVIGAQIAGPNASDMIAEIGLAIEAGMTAEDIALTVHAHPTLGEITMEAAEVALGTPIHSM
- a CDS encoding alpha-ketoacid dehydrogenase subunit beta; the protein is MAQMTMIQAITNALHTELKNDENVLVFGEDVGQNGGVFRATEGLQDEFGEDRVFDTPLGESGIGGLTVGLGLQGFRPVMEIQFFGFVFETMDSISGQMARMRYRSGGRHNSPATIRAPFGGGVHTPELHADSLEGLIAQQPGIKVVIPSTPHDAKGLLLSAIRDNDPVLFLEHMKLYRSFRGEVSEEEYTIELGKADVKREGKDVTIVSYGAMVHASLRAADELAKNDIEAEVIDLRTVSPIDVDTIIESVKKTNHVVVAQEAQRQAGVAANVVAEIQERAILHLEAPVLRVTAPDTVFSFADAEEVWLPNEKSIIEKVNAVMNY